The genomic segment AATAATTTTATATTTTGGCTTTAATCCAGAATCCTATTTTTAATCAGCACATAACTCCCCAACCCCGTGGTAAATTTTAATCAGTGCGCCATCCCCACCCTGTCGGTCATTTTAACTCTACCTGTCATTTCCACTCTCTTGTCAGTGCATCACTCCCTCCCTGTCGGCCATGAGAAACAAGATGACCGCGGCTATCTTAATTCCACCCATTGTCAATCAGCCCATCACTTTCTCCCGGGAAACCATTTTCAGTTCCTGAGTATCGTCAGTTTTACAAACTCTTAAATGTCCTCACGACCCTCCTCTTTCCGTGCCACAAATAAACCCATCGGCGCTCTCGTCGAATTCTGTAAAGGCAGCCCTGAGTTCTGCCAAACACGGAATTCAGGCGTCGCGGCCAGTCCTGTTGGAAATGAACTGGAAGGCAGACGGTggggtgaatgggaaggggtgtgaCCGTTAGaaatgcggatggtggggatgaaTGGCAAAGGGCGGCGTTTGATTGACAGCGCGGCCCGTGTGAGCGGACTGGAAGGGACGGCGTTCCGTTTTTGCAAAATTATCCTCATCTTCGATTTCATCCTGGGCTACTTCTCGAACCTAGAAAACAGATGTGACTATTCATCGCTAGGGTTCTAATATTCACCTGTACTCCCCTGCCAGTGTGTGCCCCCGCCACCCTCCGTGCACACTGTATTCCTCCCCGCCGTTCCACTACTTCTCTCTGTCTCCACAGAGCTtcatctcctgtgtgtgtgtggggggaaggggcctgtgtgtctgaccccgagagtgtgtgatgggacggtgtggaaggagcttcactctgcgcctgatcccgggagtgtgcgatgggacggtgtggagggaccttcactctgtgtttgaccccggtagtgtgtgatgggacggtgtggagggagtttcactccgtGTTTAACTCCGGTATTCCGTCCCCCATCCCTCTCATACTCGGGACCTCAGTGGACTTACGTCTGATATTAACAGTTTGCGGGGTGGAATCACATCGATTTTAACTGTCTGTGTGGTGTCAGGGGAGGGTCAGTTAGCCAGAAAGGGGGTTGGGTGGAGATGAGATCCTGGGCACCCAGATTCTGCCAGTCCGACCTCCCTCAGCCTGGAGCTGAGACGCTACTGTGTCAGTGTGAGGAGCTCCGACCCACTGTTACAGTGCACAGGGTGCCGGGGGCAGCAGAAACCTCAAATAAAACTCAAGTTCGACACAAGGACCGGAAGTTACAGCGATTTATTGATTTCATCATGACAAATATAAATTAAACAATGTTTGAGCTGCTGACGTGTGATAATAAATAAGTTGCTCCCGAatcactcacagtcacacacaattAACTAACCGGCGACAACGAGTGACAGTTTGAATAATCAGTCCCGTTTCTCACCGTCACTCTGCATCGGGGAACCGATGATCATAAGATCACACTTCAGGGCTGTGTCCGAGAATGCTGCAGATCCAGGGTCACTGCCGAGGTATTTTTCTCTTTTAACATGCTTATATCGGCCAGACTGTCGAATACACCGTCCTCAGCAAAGGGGGCAAAACGATTCTCTCGCGGGATAATCCCACCCCGGGACACCGCTGTCCCAGACAGAGCTCCGGCCCCCAGACTCTTCTTGACTGTGTAATGACCCGGGGTCCTACGTGTGGGAGTCTCAAAACCGCACATCCAGCGGAAGCTGCGCCGCTGGACAGGAGGTGGAAATATATCACTGCGGGACCGCTCTGTACGTTACAGAGAGCGAGACTGGAGCCAGTTCCGTTAGAACCGTTGAGAATTACACTGGTGCGCGACCATTATAGGTAAGGTCGGGAGTTGAAGGGGAGGGCGGGAGTTAAAGTGGAGGGAGAAGTTAAAGGGGAGGGAGAAGttaaaggggagggaggagttaaAAGGGAGGGAGGAGTTAAAAGGGAGGGATAAGTTACAGGGGAGGGAGGAGTTATAGGGGAAGGAGAAGTTAAAGGGGTTGGAGGAGTCAAAGTGGAGCGCGGGAAATCGGCCAAAATGTTCCCATCCCGCGGCGAGGATGTTCACACATTCAGATGTTTACAGATCCACTCTCAGTCTGGGTCTGATTTCATGCAGAGATCTCAATTCCTTCTCCCCGGTCCGACTGAACCGATTCACGGTCAGACTGAAAAAAATGGAagaataaagatgaaataaacagattACACAACAATGGCAGTAATGGGGGACTGGGGTTAATGTTTCAACAACACCAGAAACAAAAGGCTGAGAGTGAAGGTGTAAAGGAATCTCGAAGAGTAGCCATTGTTTTTACACTGCTCGGGAAAAAAGACGTTAGACTGCGCAGGGGCGTGATGGAGAGCAACAAATGCCACCATATAACACAGCGGGCAAAGTTGAGAGCGGTcagcggagtgagagggagcaaagtcggacggctttggctcaacaggcagaggcgagggtcggttccggtaagttttgttttgtttgttgaaGGTagggagaatgccaggcaggatgttggaatgctcctcttgcaggatgtgggaagtcagggagacccccggtgtccctgacaacgacacctgcaagaagtgcatccagctgcagctcctaacaaaccgcgtcagggaactggagcaggagctggaggacctgcggatcattcgggagcatgaggagattatagatagtagctacagggaggtagttacaccaaatGAGCAGCGCACAGGTAATTGGGTCActttcaggcgagggaagaggagagaGCAGGCACAGCAGGgttgccctgtggccattcccctgaaCAACacgtataccgcattggatactgttggcggtaatgacttacctgggacaagctgcgggAGCTCGAtttccggcactgagtctggttctgcagtgcagaagggagagtgGAAAGAGAGGAGAGCGTTAGTGACAGGGGACTCGATATTTAGAGGTagagataggaggttctgtggtcgtggcagagactcccggatggtttgttgcctcccgggtgacagggtcaaggatgtctctgatcgcttgcatgacattctgaagtgggagtgTGATCAGTCAGATGTTGTGGTgcatatcggtaccaatgacatagcaaggaagagtgaggaggtcttgcagagtgagtatagagagcttggtaggaagttgaaaagcaggaccttgagggtagtaatctcaggatttccacctgtgccacacgccagtgagggtaagaataggatgctctggaagatgagcaagtggctgaggaactggtgtagggggcagggtttcagatttcaggatcactgCGACCTCTTCTggggaggtgggacctgtacacctgaactacaaggggaccaatatacgTGCAGGAAGGTTTGTAAAtacttttggggagggtttaaagtagatttgcaggaggatgggagcCAGAGTGTCAGCGCAGGTAGTGGagtggggtgaaaataaatgatggtaGAAGtccatgcaaagtcacaaatagaagggttgtgtgtggtggtaaacatcatctgaggtgtgtctatttcaatgcaaagagtattgtggggaaggcagacTGCTGGGGGCGTGGCTTGATCcctattttaattttccacatattggtTGGGACTCAAATAATGTTTAAGGTCCagacgggttagagtttgtaaaatgtgttcaggaaaattttctAAATCAActtatagaggtaccaactggagaggatgcaatattagatctcctattaggaaacgagttagggcaggtgacggaattgtgtgtaggggaacactttggttccagtgatcataacaccattagtttgaACATGTTCATGGATAaaaatagatctggtcctcgggctgAGGTTCTAAACTTGGAAACgtacaaatttgaagaaatgagaaagtatTAAAGAGCGTggtttgggacaggttgttctctggcaaggacgtGATTGGCaagtaggaggccttcaaaggagaaattttgagagtgcagagtttgtatgttcctgtcaggattaaaggcaaagtgaataagaataaggaaccttatttctcaagggatattggaactctgataaaaaagaagagagagatgtatgacatgtatggGAAACAGGGAACAAATAAGGTGCTTAAGgggtataaaaagtgcaaaaaaaacttaagaaagaaatcaggagggctaacagAAGACATGAGGTTTCTTTGGCAGTCGAGGTGAACGATAAttcaaagagcttctacaggtatattaagagctaaaggattgtaagggataaaattggttctcttgaaaatcagagtggtcggctatgtgtggaaccagaAGAAATGAGGGAGTtcttcaatgttttttttttttgcatctgtatttactaataaaactggcatggagtctatggaaataaggcaaacaagtagtgaggttgtggaaactatacagattgaagaggaggggGTGCTTGTTATCTGGAGACAAATCAGTGTAGATCAATCCCCAGGACGTGATAgagtattccctcagaccttgaaggagactagtgttgaaattgcaggggccctggcagatgtaTTTAAGATGTCGGGATCTacgggtgaggtactggaggattggaggatagctcatgttgttccattgtttaaaaaaaaggatctaAAAGTGATCTGTGCCAGGGATCCAGCTActacagcttgtcccaggtaagtttTATAGACCgctaagtttgacgtcagtagtaggtaaattattggaaggagtacgaagagataggatctacaagcatttggatagacaggggcttactAGGGAGAGTCAACTTTGTGCTTGGtaagtcatgtttaaccaatctattggagtttttcaaggaggttaccaggaatgtggatgaagggaaggcagtggatgttgtcttcatggacttcagttaggcctttgacaaggtcctgcatagcAGGTTAGTTAGGAAGAATCAGTCGCTTGGGATACATGGagaggcagtaaattggattataCATTGGCTCTATGAAAATagtcaaagagtggtagtagagaattgcttctctgagtggaggcctgtgactagtggtgtgccacagggatcagtgctgggtccattgttattatgtcatctatatcaatgatctggatgataatgtggtaaattagatcagcaaatttgctgatgatacaaacattggaggtgtagtgcacagtgaagaaggttttcaaagcttgcagagggatttggaccagctggaaaatgggctgaaaaatggcagatggagtttaatacagacaaacgtgaggtattacactttggaaggataaaccaatgtagaacatacagggtaaatggtagggcacagaggagtgcagcagaacagagtgatcggggaatacagatacaaaacaaAATCCCTATAAGTGCATCACAggaagatagggtcgtaaagagagcttttggtacgttgGTCTTTATtattcaaagtattgaatatgTAAGGCGTTTCTTTGATATGTTAACCGCTGAGGAAGTTCTCACTCcatcagcttgtttgggttataaaaaAGAGTTATATTTATTTGCTAACCAATTAGagtagatgttattctttcttgtgtgtctgtaagctattgtaaTGCGTGGGCTTTGGTGCAGAAGGTGCGATGGGGACCAGAGAGAGTGGACGCGATGCTGTAAACTGGCCGACAGAACGGACTCCGAGTGGGAATCCGATGttcagggtcttcggcgaggagaggagacgaagacagactcatctggagcgtctggtcgaccaccgtagTTTGTCCCAGGCGACAGGTCAaggaggtcggaggggatcgaatgctGGAAACAGGAGCCTGTTACTTGAGCTCCAACtcttgtgcatgaagtggttgaacttcgataagtttggcgccttttactttcctttctaTATTTTatatctattaattacatagttccattAATATCGATAAAGTGAAATCATTTGATCATTTAAttggcagggtggggtacatcacacaaacTTCATTGATTACCCAgtctggcggggccgaaggctgcttcccctagacaaaagcgcgttgagcgagcctgaggcttaccagggggctacaagTACAAGCTTTGGAATGTTatagtgaggttgtataaggcattggtgaggcctaatctatagtattgtgtgcagttttggccaccaaattacaggaagtatattaaaacattgaaaaagtgcagagaaggtttacgaggatgttgccaggacttgagaaactcagttacagagaaaggttgaatgggttagcactttattccctggaacgtagaagaatgaggggagatttgatagaggtatttaaaaatatgacgggtatagatagagtgaatgcaagcagaatttttccactgaggctaggggcgaaaataaaaacagaggacatgggttaaaggtgaaggggGAAAGATTAAtaggaacattagtgggggcttcttcacacagagagtggtgggagtgtggaatgagctgccagatcaagtggtaaatgcgggctcacttttaaaatTTAAGACAAACTTCGACAGGTACgcggatgagaggtgtatggagggatatgatccggatgcaggtcagtgagacttgGCAAAAAAattgttcggcacagccaagaagggccaaaaggcctggtcctgtgctgtagtttctatggttctatggttctgatACTCACAGACAAATATCCGCGGAAAACCCATGGATCCactgatattttatcacattgaacattaacCGAAACACTCACTCGATGCACTCCAGACTCGGGAGGATCAGTATGAGGAggcggagagcggggacagatcgATCTGTGAGCGAGTTCCATCCCAGGTCCAGCTCCGTCAGTGAccggtttgtactgagagcggagacgagatcctcgacACCAGAAACTGTGAGACCGACCCTCGCCAAcctggatgagagagagtgagggtgaaggacacagagagacagcagATGGTACAAATCCACaatgtttatcagtaacacaattactgatcacattaatattCAGTGTCAGACACTCAGTGACTTTAAACagaatctcccacagtctggtacttaccagagtttctgtattttacactcccggttcctcagagccgcagacaccagtttcactcctgaatctcctagTTTATTACCACTCAGGTAGAGCTCCGTCAGTGATCTGTTTGTACGGAGAGCGGAGGCGAGATCCTCGGctccagaatctgtgagaccgacacgccccagcctggagatgagagagagtgagggtgaagtacACAGAGAAGCAGGAGATGGTACAAATCTCCAGTGTTGATCAGTAACATAATCACTGATTACATTAATATTCAGTGTCAGACACatagtgactgtaaacacaatctcccagagtctggtacttaccacagttcctgtattttacactccgggttcctcagagccgcagacaccagtttcactcctgaatctcccagtttattaccaTTTAGGATCAGCTCTGTCAGCGATGGGTTTGCACTGAGAGCGGacgcgagatcctcggcaccagaatctgtgagaccgacatggttcagcctggagatgagagagcgtgaGGGTGAAGGACATACAGAGACAGGAGACAGTACAAATCCTCAgcgtttatcagtaacacaattactgatcacattaatgttcagtgtcagacgcTCAGTGACTTTAAGCACAATCCCCCATAGTCTGATACTTaccccagtttctgtattttacagtccgggttcctcagagccgcagacaccagtttcactcctgaatctcccagtttattcagccgaagtctaaacacaaacagacaaattgatgaacaGAGTGATTCAAACGGTTGGTCTGAGGAAATTTTTCTCACTCTGATATCTCAGGAAACACtaaacccttcagtaaatcactgatcggagttcccatcactgtcaatgtccctcactgcccagctccgGGGTATTCACCGAACGTAGGTAATTTAGTCTGTCGGTGTGATCCCGTAAACTCCATATATTCTGTTTTATTCCCCGACGTTTAGAAAAGTGTTCCTGATGTGAGAGGATCGAAAGGGGCAGGATTGAAGGACTGGAGAAAGTCCCACAGTTGGaagatttctgaatgggaaaATGTCGATAGGAGATGGTGGAAGAAAGATTCCACAGGAGGACgggtgatggggaacagagatcccacaggaggaagtaGGATGGGGAAGAAAGATCGCACAGCAGAAATTGGGATGTGGAAGAGAGGTCGCAAATTAAGATGGAGGATGGGGAAGAGAAATCGCCAGGAGGAAGAGAAATGGGGAAGGGAGATCCCATAGTAGGAAGGGGGATGTGGATGAGAGATACCACAGGAGCAAAGGGGATGAGGTAGAGATCCCACGAGAGGAAGGTGGATTGGTAGGAGAGCTTCCACAGGAGGtagggaatgggaatgagaaatcccacaggagaaagggggatgggaaagagagatcccacaggaggaagggtgatggggaagagatatccCACAGGAAGAAGGTGGATGAGGAAGAGAGCTCTTCCTGGAAAAAGGGGGATTGTGCAGAGAAATCCCTCAGGACTAAGAGGAATGgtgaagagagatcccacaggataaACAGGGATGGTAAGACAGTCACCACTggaggaagggaatgggaatgagaaatcccacaggaggaaggacGTGGGGATGAGAGATCCCACGGGAGGAGGGGGATGAGGAAgcgagatcccacaggaggaagggggatggggatgagagatcccacaggaggaagggagaTAGGTATGTGGGATCAGACAGGAAGAAGAAGGATGGGGAAGGAAATGGGGAAAAGTGGTCTCTCAGGTGGAAGTGGGATGGCAAATAGAGATCCGAACAGGAGGAAGGGCGACGTGTTAGAGAGATCTCACAGGAAGAAGGGGAATTAAGAAGGGAGATCCTACAGGAGGAaggatgatggggaagagagatcccacaggaggaaaagGGATATGGATGAAAGATCGCACAGGAGAAAGGGGGGATGGAGAAGAGAGATCCGACTGGACGAAGGGGGACGGGGATGAGAGATCCCAACTGACGGTGTGGGTTTGTGAAGGGAGATAccggaggaggaagggggatggtgaAGAGAGGTCCCAGAGCATGAAGGGGGAAGGGTGATGAGGAAAATATACCCAACAGGAGAAAGttggatggggaagagagatcccacagaagGAAGGGGGATGGAGAAGTATGACACCACAggaggaaagggaatggggaaaagagatcccacaggagaatggtgaatggggaagggagatcccacaggaggaaaggggatggggaagagagatctgtCAGGAGGAAGGTGGATGCAGAGGAGATATCCTACgggaggaagggggtggggatgaGAAATCCCAcaggagaaaagggaatggggaagggagatcccacaggaggaagggaaaAGTGGATGAGAGGTCCCACAGCAGGAAGTGggttggggaagagagatcccacagaagGAAGGGGGATAGGGACAAGGTATCCCATAggaggaaagggaatggggaagagagatcccagagGTGGATGATGGATGTGGATGAgaaatcccacaggaggaaggggtttGGGGAAGAGAGATTCAACAGGAGGATGGGTTGAGAGTCCCACAGGCGGATACCGATGGGGAAAGGTAATCCCACTGGATGAGGGGATGCAGAAATAGATTGCTTTTGAGGGGTGTGCCTGAACTATTGCCTCAAACTGTGAGAGGAGATGTGTCCCCTGCATGTGGGTATCTGGTAGTGAGCAAACTCACACAGGTGAACTGAGGTGATAGTTACACACAGGGAAGGGCAGGGGAGGGCAATCTCACAATGGCATTTCTTTGCTTTCACTGAGACAGTGTGCTGACAGTCTGCTGTCCCTCACCGGGAAGGGGGTGTGAATTTCAGACCAACCTGTTGCAGTCAGTGTCGGTCTGGGTGTCAGTAACAGTGAGAATGAACATTGTCAATGGACGTGTCGCAGGCAGCGAGAAACATGGTCATTTGTGTGATTTGCTACCATTAAACCAATGGTTGCTGTTCACTGATCTGATGAAGTCCCCAACATTCCTTCACAAGGAAGCACAAAACACTTCTGAGCTTGGAGACTTACTGAGCGACCCCCTGTTATTTGTCATAATTCTTCACAATCTAATTTACTACAGTTTTACCCAATCcctgtacattgaaacaacacAATTGGACAGGTTCAGAGTTCAGAGTGAGAGATAAATCAAATTACCTCAACAGctggcacttgtgcagcccgggtccgagccgctggattccttcacgCTGAATGTTGCAGTCCTGTAAGTCgaggtgttttattgtatcacaggttccgatgacatgagacaggactgcgaggtcaatcggggtcagtggcattccactgaatgaaagtgttttCACAGATCCCAGTGTGGCCTGAGCCAGCCAACGATTCTgtgactcaaacaggtagtgcaatgtgttcaagAGGCTCTTTTTATCAGCTGCACTGCACACGTTTCCACTCTGGTGTTTAACCTCCTCcatcacccagtcaatcaccctgCAGGTTGTTTcatgaggaaatggacccagaaactcctccaggccccgagctgtcattggggaggagagaccagcaacaaaacggagaaataaCTCAAACTGACCACTTCTCGTTCTATGGGTTTCAGTGAGGAATTTCACGATATCcccgggatgtggattcaggaattgtgcgactgcagctacaaactcctggatggtgaggtgtgggaatgtgtgcACTACACACCGGGCAGAAACCTCTCTTTCCAATATctccatcaggaacccggacaggaactgggaaggctgcagaccgtagttgatcaaatctccatcCGTAAACACAACCTTCCTCTCGGATAGTCCTCtaaaggccatctgaccaaccctgagtaacacatcacgggggttctcaatctcacggccgtggtttttcaggatgttgtaaatatagtaggaatataATTGGGTtatggtcttgggaactcgctgcgggtcTCTGACTCTTTGggtgaagaaggggcccagtgccagagcgaggatccagcagtaggaggggttgtagctcatggtgtacaggatctcgttctcctccacgtgtttgaaaacagctgccGCCACTGcctgatcttcaaaatgcctaATGAAATATTTCTTCCGTTCatcaccaacaaatcccaggatttcagcccagacactAATCTCTGCTTTTTCCAATAAATGTAACGCAGTGGGgcgggtggtcaccagcactgaacaccctgggagcagcttgtgctggattaaactgtacacaatatccgacacttcacaccaccactcgggatctgggcactggtgcttgggttctgtatctctccgactgtcagcaaaatcaattttgtgtttgaattcatccaaaccatcgaatataaacagcaatccctctgggaTCTTCCAGACGTCTCTCAGAAtattcccaaagtaaggatactgatccagaatcagttccctCAAGTTTATTCTAcagttaatggagtttaaatcccggaatttgaaactgaagacaaactggaattgttggtatattttccccgtgGCCCAGTCATGAAGAATCTTTtggaccattgttgttttcccaatcccttggactccggccactgctgccgaACTTCCAGATTTGGATTTACTTTGGGCAAAGCTGCTCTGAAACATCTGATCCGTCCGGATTTTTTCCAGCTTTCTGCGGAGATGTTTCTGTCTCCACTCCTCGTGGCCTCTGCCTCTTGtcagcagctcatgttccaccagtgtccgatctcgaatagtagaaatgaccgtgagctcagcatatcgatcaaccagctggaaaaccttctccttctccctcatcaggatcgtgttcactctcagtgtttcagtctgtgcccgcagagtctccttgtgtttctgttgaaGGTCTTCCATGGGAACAGACAGTGATCAATCTGTTAGATGTCTCAACTCAGAACTCAGTATTTAAGTACACAAGAGTTAGCTCAAAACCATTGCATTAATTGGATTGATCAATAAATGAACAGTAAAACAAATACAATTAACAGACCCTGAACGAGACAGTGAGGCGCTGATTTGATAAACACTTGATTATCACATTTCAAATTAACTGTGATGTGAAGGTGAGTATTTCCAACTCCCACTACTTCCAGAGCTCTCATTAGGGTAGTGGGCATTCTGTCAAAGGAACGGGTCGGGAAATCACAGCTTCCCGCCTCCCCTCTCACCGTCACTGATTCAAAATACAAAGAAGTAGCTTTGTTGATCAGTACATGCACTGTGGGTGGATGGTTGGGAGAGAAAATGTCAATGTCTTGTTCAGGAGGTTGAGGCAGTTAGCATTTTGACGCAAAACGCAGAcaatcccaccccacccccattaccacaga from the Mobula birostris isolate sMobBir1 chromosome 13, sMobBir1.hap1, whole genome shotgun sequence genome contains:
- the LOC140206734 gene encoding NACHT, LRR and PYD domains-containing protein 12-like isoform X3 gives rise to the protein MGQGASSEEVPVTSTSGKGTVITELLAGWDDFQLLQLTDFYRDRLQQAMEGGVHGMSLALTAENQFSGEEHRKISDLADKGERADSSKLLLSMVMEKGSRARRVMWETFVKMRIGVPKLDRILNEIQERGCVPVHRLVPKIPRELKDLQQKHKETLRAQTETLRVNTILMREKEKVFQLVDRYAELTVISTIRDRTLVEHELLTRGRGHEEWRQKHLRRKLEKIRTDQMFQSSFAQSKSKSGSSAAVAGVQGIGKTTMVQKILHDWATGKIYQQFQFVFSFKFRDLNSINCRINLRELILDQYPYFGNILRDVWKIPEGLLFIFDGLDEFKHKIDFADSRRDTEPKHQCPDPEWWCEVSDIVYSLIQHKLLPGCSVLVTTRPTALHLLEKAEISVWAEILGFVGDERKKYFIRHFEDQAVAAAVFKHVEENEILYTMSYNPSYCWILALALGPFFTQRVRDPQRVPKTITQLYSYYIYNILKNHGREIENPRDVLLRVGQMAFRGLSERKVVFTDGDLINYGLQPSQFLSGFLMEILEREVSARCVVHTFPHLTIQEFVAAVAQFLNPHPGDIVKFLTETHRTRSGQFELFLRFVAGLSSPMTARGLEEFLGPFPHETTCRVIDWVMEEVKHQSGNVCSAADKKSLLNTLHYLFESQNRWLAQATLGSVKTLSFSGMPLTPIDLAVLSHVIGTCDTIKHLDLQDCNIQREGIQRLGPGLHKCQLLRLRLNKLGDSGVKLVSAALRNPDCKIQKLGLNHVGLTDSGAEDLASALSANPSLTELILNGNKLGDSGVKLVSAALRNPECKIQELWLGRVGLTDSGAEDLASALRTNRSLTELYLSGNKLGDSGVKLVSAALRNRECKIQKLWLARVGLTVSGVEDLVSALSTNRSLTELDLGWNSLTDRSVPALRLLILILPSLECIETRLSAGNRAPAACPSLTVNRFSRTGEKELRSLHEIRPRLRVDL
- the LOC140206734 gene encoding NACHT, LRR and PYD domains-containing protein 12-like isoform X2, encoding MFDPPVIFIFFITEQQKLITPVLKMGQGASSEEVPVTSTSGKGTVITELLAGWDDFQLLQLTDFYRDRLQQAMEGGVHGMSLALTAENQFSGEEHRKISDLADKGERADSSKLLLSMVMEKGSRARRVMWETFVKMRIGVPKLDRILNEIQERGCVPVHRLVPKIPRELKDLQQKHKETLRAQTETLRVNTILMREKEKVFQLVDRYAELTVISTIRDRTLVEHELLTRGRGHEEWRQKHLRRKLEKIRTDQMFQSSFAQSKSKSGSSAAVAGVQGIGKTTMVQKILHDWATGKIYQQFQFVFSFKFRDLNSINCRINLRELILDQYPYFGNILRDVWKIPEGLLFIFDGLDEFKHKIDFADSRRDTEPKHQCPDPEWWCEVSDIVYSLIQHKLLPGCSVLVTTRPTALHLLEKAEISVWAEILGFVGDERKKYFIRHFEDQAVAAAVFKHVEENEILYTMSYNPSYCWILALALGPFFTQRVRDPQRVPKTITQLYSYYIYNILKNHGREIENPRDVLLRVGQMAFRGLSERKVVFTDGDLINYGLQPSQFLSGFLMEILEREVSARCVVHTFPHLTIQEFVAAVAQFLNPHPGDIVKFLTETHRTRSGQFELFLRFVAGLSSPMTARGLEEFLGPFPHETTCRVIDWVMEEVKHQSGNVCSAADKKSLLNTLHYLFESQNRWLAQATLGSVKTLSFSGMPLTPIDLAVLSHVIGTCDTIKHLDLQDCNIQREGIQRLGPGLHKCQLLRLRLNKLGDSGVKLVSAALRNPDCKIQKLGLNHVGLTDSGAEDLASALSANPSLTELILNGNKLGDSGVKLVSAALRNPECKIQELWLGRVGLTDSGAEDLASALRTNRSLTELYLSGNKLGDSGVKLVSAALRNRECKIQKLWLARVGLTVSGVEDLVSALSTNRSLTELDLGWNSLTDRSVPALRLLILILPSLECIDLTVNRFSRTGEKELRSLHEIRPRLRVDL
- the LOC140206734 gene encoding NACHT, LRR and PYD domains-containing protein 12-like isoform X4 encodes the protein MVMEKGSRARRVMWETFVKMRIGVPKLDRILNEIQERGCVPVHRLVPKIPRELKDLQQKHKETLRAQTETLRVNTILMREKEKVFQLVDRYAELTVISTIRDRTLVEHELLTRGRGHEEWRQKHLRRKLEKIRTDQMFQSSFAQSKSKSGSSAAVAGVQGIGKTTMVQKILHDWATGKIYQQFQFVFSFKFRDLNSINCRINLRELILDQYPYFGNILRDVWKIPEGLLFIFDGLDEFKHKIDFADSRRDTEPKHQCPDPEWWCEVSDIVYSLIQHKLLPGCSVLVTTRPTALHLLEKAEISVWAEILGFVGDERKKYFIRHFEDQAVAAAVFKHVEENEILYTMSYNPSYCWILALALGPFFTQRVRDPQRVPKTITQLYSYYIYNILKNHGREIENPRDVLLRVGQMAFRGLSERKVVFTDGDLINYGLQPSQFLSGFLMEILEREVSARCVVHTFPHLTIQEFVAAVAQFLNPHPGDIVKFLTETHRTRSGQFELFLRFVAGLSSPMTARGLEEFLGPFPHETTCRVIDWVMEEVKHQSGNVCSAADKKSLLNTLHYLFESQNRWLAQATLGSVKTLSFSGMPLTPIDLAVLSHVIGTCDTIKHLDLQDCNIQREGIQRLGPGLHKCQLLRLRLNKLGDSGVKLVSAALRNPDCKIQKLGLNHVGLTDSGAEDLASALSANPSLTELILNGNKLGDSGVKLVSAALRNPECKIQELWLGRVGLTDSGAEDLASALRTNRSLTELYLSGNKLGDSGVKLVSAALRNRECKIQKLWLARVGLTVSGVEDLVSALSTNRSLTELDLGWNSLTDRSVPALRLLILILPSLECIETRLSAGNRAPAACPSLTVNRFSRTGEKELRSLHEIRPRLRVDL